One part of the Pyrinomonadaceae bacterium genome encodes these proteins:
- a CDS encoding polysaccharide biosynthesis/export family protein gives MRLFFISIVAAIAISAPVVIHAQDARAPRLSTVTEERYRLQPGDVLEVQFRYSPEFNQTMTVQPDGYVSLEIGGELKVAGLTIEQTRQAILRRASARLREPVATIVLKEFQKPYFVVAGEVTTPGKIEMRERVTAIQAIMLAGGMKETARSSQVVVFRKINGDMAEVKLLNLKSIRRTSDLENDLTLQPGDMVYVPRDKISKIERFMKLASVAAFMTPIF, from the coding sequence ATGAGGCTTTTCTTCATCTCCATTGTCGCGGCCATCGCCATTTCAGCGCCGGTGGTCATTCACGCGCAGGACGCGCGGGCGCCGCGGCTCTCGACGGTGACTGAGGAGCGCTACCGTTTACAGCCCGGTGACGTGCTCGAGGTTCAGTTTCGTTACTCGCCGGAATTCAATCAGACCATGACGGTGCAACCGGACGGGTATGTCTCGCTCGAAATTGGTGGCGAGCTGAAGGTGGCCGGGCTCACCATCGAACAGACGCGCCAGGCGATCCTGAGACGCGCCAGCGCGCGTTTGCGGGAACCGGTGGCGACGATCGTGCTGAAAGAATTTCAGAAACCCTACTTTGTGGTCGCCGGCGAAGTTACCACGCCCGGAAAAATTGAAATGCGCGAACGCGTCACCGCGATCCAGGCAATCATGCTGGCCGGAGGCATGAAAGAGACCGCGCGATCCTCTCAGGTCGTCGTGTTTCGAAAAATCAATGGGGACATGGCTGAGGTAAAGCTGCTGAACCTGAAGAGCATCCGCCGCACCAGCGACTTGGAAAACGATCTAACGCTGCAACCGGGCGACATGGTTTACGTCCCGCGCGACAAGATTTCGAAGATTGAACGATTCATGAAACTGGCCAGCGTCGCGGCATTCATGACACCGATATTCTGA
- a CDS encoding CpsD/CapB family tyrosine-protein kinase, which yields MQVEEQIIEPMLPVKAPTTNSDKQGRRHNLQLLLANLKNSSQGLRGGAAIAFTSASGNEGVSHVTQLFAVEMARYTGRRTLVISAERLQTLGVEDYMQMPWNCHPTNVENLWMLPANKSLRMNGNGSHRDDDQELPQRSHLMRIGKQEDEVDTGLDSVDALRVSFDNILIDCGPLHESSDAAVLASNVDGVVIVVEAGRSRRDQIVNAQRTIEQAGGKFLGFVLNKRRYPVPEWLYRRL from the coding sequence ATGCAAGTTGAAGAGCAAATAATTGAGCCGATGTTGCCGGTCAAAGCGCCGACCACGAATTCCGACAAACAGGGACGGCGTCACAACCTGCAACTGCTACTCGCGAACCTGAAGAACAGTTCGCAGGGCTTGCGCGGTGGCGCGGCCATCGCCTTCACCTCGGCGTCCGGCAACGAAGGCGTGTCGCACGTGACGCAACTCTTTGCGGTTGAGATGGCCCGCTATACCGGAAGGCGCACGCTCGTGATTTCTGCTGAGCGTCTACAAACACTGGGCGTCGAAGACTACATGCAGATGCCCTGGAACTGTCATCCGACCAACGTTGAGAACCTCTGGATGTTACCTGCCAATAAGTCGCTTCGCATGAATGGTAATGGAAGCCACCGTGACGACGACCAGGAACTTCCACAGCGCTCGCACTTGATGCGCATCGGCAAACAGGAAGATGAAGTGGACACGGGCCTCGATTCCGTCGACGCCCTCCGCGTCAGCTTTGACAACATCCTGATTGATTGCGGCCCGCTGCACGAATCCAGTGACGCCGCGGTGCTGGCTTCAAACGTTGATGGAGTGGTGATTGTCGTTGAGGCCGGGCGGTCGCGCCGCGATCAAATCGTCAATGCGCAACGCACCATCGAACAGGCCGGGGGCAAATTCCTCGGATTCGTTTTGAATAAACGGCGCTATCCCGTGCCGGAGTGGTTGTATCGACGTTTGTAA